One segment of Salvia splendens isolate huo1 chromosome 20, SspV2, whole genome shotgun sequence DNA contains the following:
- the LOC121782041 gene encoding aldehyde oxidase GLOX1-like has translation MHMQLLHTDRVVMFDRTAFGNSNISLPNAKCLHDPDDPASRLDCTAHSVEYDVASNSVRPLTVLSNIWCSSGAVLPDGTLAQTGGNGKGDHAVRLYKACTDNYSSSCDWQEIINGLTQTRWYATSQILPDGRQIIIGGRSQFNYEFYPKHSPTDGSYNLPFLQQTFDHADTDNNLYPFVFLNTDGNLFIFANNRAILFDYKNSKLIRTYPALPGGDPRNYPSTGSAVLLPLKSNAAAAEVLLCGGAIKGACDRARKGDFVRALDTCGRIRINDPNPQWVMETMPLARVMGDMLLLPNGNVLIINGAGTGTAAWELGRSPVLSPVLYYPDNQPGSRFEVQNPTATPRMYHSAAVLLRDGRVLVGGSNPHEFYNFTNVLFPTDLTLQSFSPPYLDPRFDNLQPKILSPVSGSKIGYGQQIPVRFSVDPGQLVQSTIMVTMIAPAFATHSFSMNQRLLVLERGDVMPVGGSAYQIMATTPGSGNLAPAGYYLMFVVHKDIPSEGIWIHIN, from the coding sequence ATGCACATGCAGCTCCTCCACACGGACCGCGTGGTCATGTTCGACCGCACCGCCTTCGGCAACTCCAACATATCCCTCCCCAACGCCAAATGCCTCCACGACCCCGACGACCCCGCCTCGCGCCTCGACTGCACCGCCCACTCCGTTGAATACGACGTCGCCTCCAACTCCGTCCGCCCCCTCACCgtcctctccaacatctggtgcTCCTCCGGCGCCGTCCTCCCCGACGGCACCCTCGCCCAGACCGGCGGCAACGGGAAGGGCGATCACGCCGTCCGTCTCTACAAAGCCTGCACCGACAATTATTCCTCCTCCTGCGACTGGCAAGAGATCATAAACGGACTCACTCAGACAAGATGGTACGCCACCAGCCAAATCCTCCCAGACGGCCGCCAGATCATCATCGGCGGCCGGAGCCAGTTCAACTACGAGTTCTACCCCAAACACTCCCCCACAGATGGGTCCTACAACCTGCCGTTTCTCCAACAGACATTCGACCACGCCGACACTGACAACAACCTCTACCCGTTCGTGTTCTTAAACACAGACGGAAATCTATTCATTTTCGCCAACAATCGAGCTATTTTATTCGACTACAAGAACTCAAAGCTCATCCGGACCTACCCGGCCCTCCCGGGTGGTGACCCGAGGAACTACCCGAGCACAGGCTCTGCAGTATTGCTCCCGTTAAAGAGCAATGCTGCAGCAGCTGAGGTTTTACTATGTGGCGGTGCGATCAAGGGAGCTTGCGACAGGGCACGAAAAGGCGATTTCGTGAGAGCTCTCGACACGTGTGGGAGGATCCGGATAAACGACCCGAATCCTCAGTGGGTTATGGAGACCATGCCCTTGGCTCGGGTCATGGGTGATATGCTGTTGCTTCCGAACGGTAATGTCTTGATCATCAACGGTGCTGGTACGGGCACCGCCGCCTGGGAACTGGGGCGGAGCCCGGTTTTGTCACCGGTTCTCTACTACCCAGACAACCAGCCCGGGTCGAGATTCGAGGTGCAGAACCCGACTGCCACGCCCAGAATGTACCACTCCGCCGCTGTATTACTTCGTGACGGTCGGGTTCTCGTTGGCGGAAGCAATCCTCACGAGTTTTACAACTTCACTAACGTGCTATTTCCAACTGATTTAACTCTTCAGTCATTTTCACCGCCGTATTTGGATCCGCGGTTTGACAATCTGCAGCCGAAGATCCTTTCGCCCGTATCCGGATCCAAAATCGGGTACGGGCAGCAGATTCCGGTCCGGTTCAGCGTTGACCCGGGTCAACTGGTGCAAAGCACAATCATGGTAACAATGATTGCTCCGGCTTTTGCGACTCATTCGTTTTCGATGAATCAAAGACTGTTGGTCCTCGAGCGTGGGGATGTGATGCCGGTCGGGGGATCCGCGTACCAAATTATGGCTACAACGCCGGGTTCGGGCAATCTTGCACCGGCTGGGTACTACCTTATGTTTGTGGTTCATAAAGATATTCCGAGTGAGGGAATCTGGATCCATATCAATTGA